Within Rhododendron vialii isolate Sample 1 chromosome 12a, ASM3025357v1, the genomic segment cTTTTAAGTTATTAAATGTAGCATAAAAGCACCTCATATAATAAGAGTGTTACACCAAAATGTGTGCAATTTTGCTTCGTAAACAGTACTGAGAGCAAAACCTCTCGTAAACGTGGGAAAATCAAACGAAACATTAGTGGAGATTCCCAAATGAACCGACGAATTCATCGAACACATTCGAAGCTAGCAGCTGTGTCTTTTCCCCTTCATCTGCCTTCTTCTTATGTCTCTTCTCATTCTACTGTCTCTTTACTTCCTTCCCCCTACCAACCTCAATTCCCTCCTCCATATATAAACACCTCATTCCAATGAtcatttactctctctctctctctctctctccatttgaGTAATCTATTGATTGTTTTGAGTGAAAATGGCGACGCCGAGAGAGTACATAGAAGAGATCAGGAAGAAGAAGTTCAAGATCGGAGAAGAACCGGATCCGAAGAACGAAGACTTGCATCATGCCGTCAACTACCTCTCTGCTGAACTCTATACCAAAGATGTCCATTTTCTCATGGAGCTCATCCAAGTAATACATACATGAATATTTATATCTACAATAACGTGTGGTCGGCATTCTTTGGTTGAACTCATCATCAATCAAATATATATCGTATatcgtttatttatttattttttacatattCTTCACCTCTATCTAACATCTTCTACCAAGGATCGCTTCACCCGTCATGTACATACCAAGCAAGAATATTAATTAGCGAACCGAATTATACGATATGTACatgtatttttttgtgtttgtcaGGTAAGATTTATTTAAACATAATGCGTTTAAAGACACCTATCGATTTTATCTCCGATTGTATCGAATTGTAAGATCGTATCACGTATTGTAGGACTTTGACAAATTAACTTTTCGTAAGAATTTAAGTACATGTCATGTAATGTAATGTACGTACCTGTTTCTATTTTTGTGACAGAATGCAGAGGACAATGAGTACCTGGAAGGAGTAAAACCATCACTGGAGTTTGTGATAACGTCGCGGGACATAACGGCCACCAGAGTTTCCGTGACGTTGCTGCTACTCAACAACGAGAAggggatttctttttcttttttttttatcggcaaaaaatgaaaattttattaaaaatggggAGAGGGAAGAggggatccaacaaaaagttgaaatACATCGCTAACGGGTAAAGACCCAAACACCGAAGGGTCTACAAGGGATTACAACATAGAAACAATAAAGCCCAACCCAACACCCAAGTAAAACAATACAGCCCAAACACCCAAATTCCGGCCCAACCCTGGACCGGCCCACCCAAGCCAACCCCCATAACCCTAACCACAACGGCAGCCACCACCGTACAAGACACCGGAGGCCCCAACCTCGCCGTTAAGCTGATCCGGCCGCTCCCAGATGTAGCAATCGGCAGCTGGAATCCGGCCTACGAGAGAGACCACTGAGGCAGCCACGGCAAGGGTACCAAGACCAACCACCAAAAAAACCCCAAGCTTCATGATCAAACAAGCAGAACGAGAAGGGGATTTCTGCGAGGAACATAGAGTCCATTTGCTGTGTTGGGCGCTCCACCAAGAAAGGCAACCGTAAAAGTGGTTATATTGGCGAGAAAGGTTTCCTTCAAACTAACTTCTTAAGTTTTCGttaacctctcttttttattttttattttttatacattGTATCATGAGCGGGGGCTAGTGAGGGTGTTAGGAGTTAGTATTACCACAAGAGGTTGATCTCCATCCATAGGAATCGAACCCGCGACCTCTCACCTCCAAAGGGAGCTACACAAGTTGGTCAGCTTTTGTTAACCAATCATTCTACCTCTACACCTACTTACACATCCAATTACACATTCCCACTCACAATAGCGGAGGAGCCCACATATACTACACACCCAATGTGCCTATTGTGAATAGGGATGTGTAAGTGggtatgaaattaaaatttttgtttgtcAACTTTACTCCACTTGAAATCATGTATTAGTATATGCATGGTACGTACGTATTCGAAAATATTACTACCCGTAactaaacatttttaaaaatattcaaaataaagtaaaaaattcaaaagcaattgataatgccaaaactaatATTGTTTCTGCCAAAATAACAGTGATGATTCCTCGTTGACTTACTTATTTGCCCCTGCTATGACTTTTCAACCTCATCTTTGcaaatgttctctctctctcagactcAGACACACCGAAACACACCCACTCAcacgcgctctctctctctccctcttctccaaaacccactttttggCATTTCCCCCAAATTTCACCACATTTCCTCCCCCAAAACAGAAGCCAAAGCAACAAAATGACGGGATTAAATCCTCCGCCCTTAGTGATTTTGGTTTCTGATAATAGCAGAAGAAAAAGATAGCAACAATTtaattctttcttctttacGATTCCATTTTGCAGTCAGAGGAGGGAAAAAATAATAGGCCGAGGTAACTAAGCATGATCATCTAACATCAAATGATTTAGATCCCAAAATACAATTGAATGTGATTCCATGGTAATTGGTACCCAATTTTCTTCATGGAACTGATATCATATACGTTCATATTTTACCAAGTGGAGTGCCTATGCGAATAAAGAATATGAACTAGAGccttcatgagagagagagagagagagagagataacgGGTGGTGGTCGATCGGGAGGAGCTTGTCACCATGTGTTGAAGTGGGGGCTAATTTGAGAGAGGAAACCGGAGAAACTTTTGGGATCCTTTGGGGGAGAGCTCAAAAATggtttttggagagagagagtgtcggagggagagagaaactGAATATTTGCAAAGatgaggttgaaaaattaaggatGTAGCTGGGGCAAATAAGTAGTAATTCAGTGAGAAGCCACCACTAATATTTTGGCAGGAACATTTTTGGTTTTAGCAGGAACAATattagttttgacattatcaacTGCCAAGTTCAAAAGTTGGCTTCTGGAGCTTTTCATCTTGGGTATTTCTAAAcatatttgagtaaaaataaaaaaaaaaaaattggttttttcaatttctctaaTCGAGATGAATTAACAATATATAAAAATTCGGTGTGAAACTAAcaaaatgagtatttttttaaataaagacaacacCTTTTAGCCCGAAAAATTTAGCAGAACAGGGCCAAAAGACCACTACTGTAAGGCCctgttcagctaaataagcaaagttgtttatttttttcgtatttgttagtttgtcgtcatttttttgaataaatattgcattgtcatgacgagaggaatttaaaaaataaaaaattatgatcgaaatctaattttttgaataaagataaaaaaaaattagcttattggcttatttttgtctttattcaaaaataattaagtttggatcgtaattttttactttttaaattccttttgtcaatgacgatgcaataatcttcaaaaatttgatgaaaaactaacaaatacgaaaaaaattagaataagaacaaaaaaataaactacttgacttatttagccaaacgggGTTAAATACCATAACGAAACAAAAGCTTTCGCGCAGAAAAAATATTCGAACCTGATTTGAACTATCGCCTGTCGCCCGAGATAGATAAAACACGATCTTGTGAAACGTTTGCCAACGGCTACCGCTCCCCAAATATGACAGTAGGCCTGTCAATAGGCCAGATCCGACAGATCCGAATCCCATAAAACccaaatccgatccggatctgataagactcgaatccgatagtggtaatccgaatccgaaaactTCGGATctgatccgaaaatccgaaaactttttttacttcaaaaattttggcaaaaaaaaaaaaaacggagtatatattttcaaaaaaaaatattttctgaaaaaaatttaaaaaaatttaaaataaaaagtaaaaacaaaaatacaacttcttaaacattttttttttcaaaattaaaaatttactgtttttttaaaaaaaatttaaaaaatttaaaaacataaagttcggattcggattgataacggatttaatccgatccgattcAAATCCGATCTGatccgtatttgaattaccggattcggattatcggattgatattatcggatccggatcggatccggtccattgacagaccTATATGACAGCAACAATTTTTCCGACGGTAATATCTTCATGATCAATGTCTTTTATCAAACTTGTTTCAGTTTAAAATGATTAGTTCGACTCGTCCTTCTATGGTCTTCAATCTGCAACGGGACTGGTGCATACGTTTTTTCGTCCGCCAACTGTTCGATCATAGTATGCATCAGCTAAACACCCTTCATTACATATGCTGGAATAAAGAAGTATTGGGTGGCTACTTTGGGTCTAATTATTAGTCAGTGCTCCACATGCATAGCCACCTGGTGCTCCGGGACACTCTTAACATCACACATTCTCGTGAGGTCTACGGCTAAACGTATGGACCCGACATATGTGTGTGTCTTCGTAAATCGTTCATCTGGATCACTGATTCTTGAACTAAAGGTAATGAGAAATGTGTTATGTATTCGTAAATTGTTCATGCTTGTCTGAGTTGTGCAAGTAaaagagtttgaaaactttggagttgtgtttgttaaaaagtTTGAGATATGCTAGAGTTAGAGATCTTTCCTACACATTTTTCCTCCATTGGGTATGCAAAGAAGAAAGCTCTTCTcactttcttttaatttttctttcctcctttTCTAAGCCTCCTTCGATCCTTCCTTAAAATCTAGTCATGTAGTTATGTTCCTTCTCTGTTTTCTTTCTGTTTCATCGCACAACCAAACGGGCGAAATAATATCAGTCCTCCCAAAACTTATCTTTGCTTACTTCCACTTCCTTTTCCAAATAGAACGCTTCTCCAATCCGAACATGGTGAGTTCTCAATTTAATTCAGGATACAGAGCCCCTTTTTTTTAAGTGGTCTCCAGTGTGGAATAAATGAGGACTAAAGGATGAGTATGAATATTTGCGCTCTTATTAATCAGTTAtttctttcttactttttcTTCTTAGTGACTGAACATGTTAAAAGTAAGTTTGACACCTACCTCCCCTTTCGACTTGTATACCTTTTTCATGTCAAATGTGAGTGTTATATTCCTTTACTTCGTGAGTTCATTAGGACCAGATTTGAGTTCCATTGCCTGACTACTTGTGGAGGATTTCAGTATTGCTTTCTAAAACAAGTTTTTCTCTGTAATTTCAGGTATTGGATTCAAGAGTGTGTTTCTCATCACATCTCAGCCTTACGTGTTTAGTAATggctatcaaataagatttaatGAAGAACCTTGTCCACAGTGCAAAGTTGGATACATTGTCCCTGAATGGGTAGATCAAGACCCGATTCTTTCCAACATAAAGCAAGTATATGGTTCTGGCACTTCTCTTCCCACCACAATAATTGTGTTGCCTCTGAAGCCCGACAAGGTTATACCTGTGAAGCAGCAACTCTCCAGTGTTCATCCTGaacttcttttatttctttcgaAGATAAAGAGGCTTTCAATCAAGGAAGATAACAAGGATTCTAAGCTTAATTCTGTGACTGCAATATCAATTTCAAGCGAGACTAATTTTGCTACAAGGAAGAACATCGATGCTGAGTCCTTTCTGCTCCATCTCTCTGCCAATGAAAAAGGTGACAACTTGGAAAAAGAATGCAGCTACCATATGTGGAGGCAGAGGTTTCCTGTTAAGCAGGAAAATATAGTGGAAAGAAGAATGGATGTGGAAGAGTTGGTGATCACTTTGGCTTTTCCAAATGGGCAGCGCCTCAACAGAGGCATGCAAACTCCTGGAATCTACGCGTTCCTCCCTACAGAGATGGTTACAAATTTTCCCTTTATAATTCAGGCAGATTTTCTTCTAGCGTCGTCAAGGGAAACCATCCTCTTGGATAACAAATGGAACCAAGGGATTCTTGACAATGTGCCCTCTGCTTTTATTTCTGCATTAATTTCGCTGGTGAAATCAGTAGAAGATGCTCCAGCATCTAGCCTACCTCGTATGTTTGAGTTCTTACCTATCAACAGCTCTCCTTATCCCCAGTTGAATGTTGTTCGGGAAAAAATCAAAGCAAAATTGTTGGATGAAACTATAATACCTTGTGAGTCATACACGGAGCATAAGCTTTTTCGTAAACCCGGTGAAGTATGGAGGCTAATGCCTGCTTTTTGGAGCATATTAGATAAGGCGAGGAAGGAGGAAGGGCTGAGCTTGCACAATGTTTCTTCCAATGGGCGATATGTGCTTAGTTCTTCATTCGATAGAAAGGACTATGACCACATATTAAATTTCTTGGGATTGAAACTTGTAGAGGACGAATGGTATGCAAACTGCCTCCGGTTAACTAATCTCATGTTGGGAGTGTCAGAGGAGGTGTATTTGGATATTCTGTTGTTTCTAGCTGAGAAATGGAGTTCTAATTTTCAGAGAACTAACATCAGAAACATACCACTTCTGAAGTATGTGAATCTCAATGGGGATGTGTCTTTTTACACTGTAAATAATGTTTCCCAGAAGATTGTGGTTCTTCTATCCCGTGAACCTCATCAGATATCATGGCTGATTGATTGGAACCAGGAATTTAGAATTGGCCGGCTTTTCTTACCTAAATCTACACAAGAAGCCATCCATCGATGTTCGAAGAGGCAGACACTATTGGAATGGCTCTCAAAAGAGCTGAAGGTTGATGCTGTTAATGTCTACCAATATACAGCTTTACTTGCTAAATCACTATTTATTGATCGGAAGCTTGTTATTACTTATGTTCACTTCTTATATCACTCACTTACAAAGAACCATTTGTCTTGGATGGAGGTTAATCATTTATGTCGTAGTATGCCACTAGTGGACAACTATGGGCGGTTGATGGCACAAGGTAAAGGGGTTCTTGTTCCTGCTATTGGAAGCAAATGGTTCAGTCTGATTGGTTCGAATCCTTGGAGATACCAAGGTTTTGTTGAGCTAGGAGAAGACTATTTGCATTCGGGCACATTTGCTGGTGTATGTACTCCTGAGAAGCAGCTTATTTCTTTCCTTAAAAGTAATCTTGGAGCCTCTGACGTCCCTGATTTATCTCCTCCAGATGTTGCTATTCCTACAATGTGTTCCCCGCTTACCAAGCAAAACACGTTCTTGCTTTTGGATTGGATTCGTAACAGGAAACGAAAGGGCGTTGAACTGCCCAGAAATTTCTTGTCATGCATTAAGAACGGAAGCTGGATGAAGATTTCTCTGAGCGGCAGTCCTGGCTATAGGCCTCCATCTCAGTCATTCCTACCAACCTCATCATGGGGCCAACTTCTGCAAAACGAATGTGTGCTTGTTGATATCCCAATAATCGATCGGAGTTTTTATGGGGATGAAATAGATGGATACAAAGAAGAGTTGCGAGCAATAGGAGTGATGTTTGAATATGGAGAGGCTTGTCAATTTGTTGGGAAGCATCTCATGTCTCTGATGGCTTCCTCTACTCTGACGAGAGGGAATGTGGTTTCGATACTGAAGTTTATTAAGTTTTTGAAGGATAAATTTCTTTCTGCTGAAGAATTTATCCGTAGTATCAGATTAGGAAAATGGTTGAAAACTTCACTTGGCTACAGGTCCCCTGTTGGATCTGTTTTGTATGATGATGAATGGAGAGTTGCATCACAGATCAGCGACATCCCATTTATTGATCGAGACTACTACGGTGAGGAAATCGTTGGTTTCAAAACTGAACTCCAGCTGCTGGGTGTTGTTATTAGCTTCGGTCAAAATTACCAGGTTGTGTCTGATCATCTAAAATCTCCAGCTCACATCAATGCTCAAACTGCTGAATCCGGACTTTTTGTACTGGAATGTTTACAGCTTCTGAAATCATCTGACAAGTTTGTTCAAGCGTTTAGAAACAACAAATTTTTGAAGACAAACATGGGTTACACGTATCCAGTTGGGTCATATCTGTTGAATCCTGCATGGGGTTTCCTTCTTCGTGTTTTCAATTGCTTCCCATCTATTGACGAAAACTTCTATGGGAACAGCATCGTCTTGTACAAGAATGGGTTGAAGCAATTGGGGGTCGTAGTGGATTTTGAGGAGGCAACCATAGCATTTGTTCGCGTATTCAGGCAGCAATCGGCACTACCTTCCATTAATAAAGACAATGTTCTATCACTCCTGGCATGTTACAGAAAGCTACAGGGTACAACTTTTGAGTTCCCTGATGAGCTGAAGAGATGTATCTGTAAGGTTAAATGGGTACGAACTCGCCTAGGTGATTGCAGAGCTCCAAGGGATTGCATTCTGTTTGGCCCTGATTGGGAATCTCTCTCTGGTATCTCTTTGCTTCCCTTTATTGATGATACTGACAGTTACTATGGCAAGGGCATCGGCCGTGAATTTATAGAGGAGCTAAAGAGTATAGGAGTTGTTGTTGCTTTGAAGGATGGTTTCAGGTTTGTGGCTGCTGGCCTTTCTTTACCCCTTGATCCTAGTAGAATTACTCCTGCAAATGTGTATTCTTTACTAGAATGTGTCCGCAACTTTCAGCAACAGAAGCATGAGACTTTGCCTGAttcatttttgaagaaaattggTAATGGATGGTTGAAAACCCACTCTGGCTATAGGACTCCTGAGAAGTGTCTGCTGTTCGATTCTGATTGTGGTTCATTCTTACAgccagatgatggaccattcaTTGATGAAGAATTCTATGGCTCCAAAATTACATTCTATGCTAAAGAGCTCAGTTCAATAGGCGTCACTGTTGAAGCTAGAAATGGATGTCACCTGCTTGCTGATCACATAAAATTTCATTCCAAGTTCACTACTATCGTTCGAACCTATAGTTACTTGATGAACTTCAACTGGGTGCCTAACAGCGGAGATACAAGAATGATTTGGATTCCAAATGGAAGTGATGATGGAGTGTGGGTAAAACCGGGAGAATGTGTTCTCTCAGATGAGGATAATCTCTTTTGTATGCAGTTGAAGGTGTTGGAGAAACACTATGAGAAAAATTTACTTAAGTTTTTCTCAAATGTTTTGGGAGTTAAAGCCCATCCTTCACTTGACGACTATTGTTTTCTTTGGAAGCAATGGGAGTGTTCTGGGAAGCCACTTTCGCCTGCGActtgtcatgccttttggaaaTTTGTAACAGATAACTGGAGTTCGAGGACAGAGAAGACTCTTGTTGATAATTTATTGAAACTGCCTGTATATTCTTCTTCAGGTGAAATTTTGTTGTATAAAAGGCAAGATGTTTTCATTGCTGATGACCTTCAGCTGAAGGATCTTTTCGAACAGTGGCCAATATTTGTCTGGTTTCCTCAGGCGAGCTCACCATCCCTCCCTCGGTTCAAGCTTCTTGAGGTTTACAGCAAAATTGGCATCCGAAACATTTCTGAATGCGTGAGGAAAGAAGAAACATCTGCAATGGATGGTGGTGGGCCAAATCAAGGAAGTCCTAGGGacaatttgattgggaaagGGCTGATTAGGCTCATTCTCGGGTTTCTAGCTGGTCCAACTCTCCGAATGGAAGCAGAGAATAGGCATGAAGCTGTCAGATGCCTAATTAATCTAACTGTGCTTGAGACACCACAGCCAATTATGATTGGCTATAGTTTAACTCTCTCTTCTGGAGAAAACTTGAAAGCAGAAGCAAAACCGATGATCCGTTGGGAAAAGGATAGTAAAAGGTTATTTGTGAAGAATTTGGACAGGTCAGGTGGACATAGAAGTAACATTGAATATGCTACATATTTTTCTGAAGCAATAGCCAGGGGATTGCTGTGGGAGAAGGAAGATTCTATTGACCAACTGGCTGAACTGATCAAATTGGGATTCCTTGTGGAATTTGATGAGTGTGCAATTGGGTTCTTGATGAAGACCAAGAATCTGCAGCTGTTTTTGGAGGATGACAGGTTCCTCTCTTCGGCCTTTCCTTTTAGATTCTGGGGATTACCCGCCTCAATCGTCGATTTCTGCATGCATTTCTACAGTAGGTTTTTTTGAATTACTGCTGTTTGGAAGTGTGAGAAAATATGTCCATCTCCTCTGAAGTATGTGATGATGGAGGGCTCGTTTTggtcaaaaaacaaaagcattAGATAAACAGCTGTTTTGTATTAGCTATGCAATGTTCTGCTGATGTTTTCTGAAGTAGTTTTGATAAAACCTTGTTACTGGGGTTATTTTGTTTGGTATGTAAGGTGATGAATTGTAAGCCTTAAATTTTGTTGGCTTTGGCCCTTAACCTTCTGTTTCACTCCTCCTCTGTTGCAATTGTTGTGCATATCatttcgtctctctctctctctctctctctctctctctctctcaaccatcAGATTACAATGAGAGTTCTGAAGTttaatttatagattttcgatTTACTAGTTTCCAGGGAAAGATAGAATAAAACCTTTATCCCCTTACATTTTAGGCCTGATATCCACTTTATCTCACAACTTAAGGTCTACTCTCTGCATGCCTACCAAATCCTAAAATTATCTTTAGATGCAGTGAAACATTGGCGTGGAAGCCGATTCCAAAGGAAGTCCTAGAGCTTTGGAACTATGTTCAAGAGTAAGATTAACCTTTTCATTGGAAGGGAATCATATGAAATAGAATCTTTTGTGTGCCTTTTTGTACAGTGTTTGGATGGATAATCATACTTGGAAGAAGATTAATTGATCTCATACTTTCCAACAGAAAACCTACGGTCTATGGGCTCGAGTCCACTTCAGGTTAGTCGTGTACATTTCAAGTCAACCGGATACAAACAATTACTAGAAAGGTTGAAATCGTCAACTTCGGATTACACGAGTTTAATTTGAACACAAACTATTCAATTTCTATATTGTCAGGCCATGTCTAGTCGTGATCGTGTTAGAAAAAAGCCAATCCAAATTCGTTAATCTCGTGTAATGTTCCAACTAGATGTTACATTTGATTCGTAACAAAAGGCATACAAAACAGATATGACGCAAATCCAACCGAGTTTTAAATTTGAACATATAAAAGCCTACCCTCTGTTCACCTCTGTAAGCCAAATTAACAGAACCCATCTCATCTTCActcgcacacacacacaccacttGCTTTTCATCCCACcaagacctctctctctctctctctctctctctctctctctctctctctctctctctctctcctgtgtgtgtgtgtgagagagtgTCTGTGCAACCCTAGAAAGAGAGAAGCACATGAACAAACCCAAACCTCAAACCTAATTTGAACAAACCCATCTGCAATATGGAAAAGGTAGCATAAAATGGTGATCAGGTGAAAGACATATCGTACAAAAATATTGAACAAACCCATCTCTCCCAAAActgaaaaataccaaaatattgTTCCAAAAATCAGTTTCCGAACAAAGCTGAAATTCTGATGATGCCTAACAATCTTAAACATAGAAATCGACATGAAATCCTTCTCACCGCCTACTAACTATACCTTTGTTGTCTAACCACTAGCTATGGTCGCGTGGGTCTTTTGCCTTCAAGACACACCACAGTTTGAATAGATGTCAAACCAACATGATGCTCTTTGCCTTGCAATAGGGTACTAGAAATTGTATGACTAAAAGCAAAAGTTTACATTGGGTAACAAAAAGGATAACAATTCCATTGAAAAGTAACAGAAGACTACAAGTAATAAAATGG encodes:
- the LOC131309672 gene encoding uncharacterized protein LOC131309672, whose protein sequence is MATPREYIEEIRKKKFKIGEEPDPKNEDLHHAVNYLSAELYTKDVHFLMELIQNAEDNEYLEGVKPSLEFVITSRDITATRNEKGISARNIESICCVGRSTKKGNRKSGYIGEKGIGFKSVFLITSQPYVFSNGYQIRFNEEPCPQCKVGYIVPEWVDQDPILSNIKQVYGSGTSLPTTIIVLPLKPDKVIPVKQQLSSVHPELLLFLSKIKRLSIKEDNKDSKLNSVTAISISSETNFATRKNIDAESFLLHLSANEKGDNLEKECSYHMWRQRFPVKQENIVERRMDVEELVITLAFPNGQRLNRGMQTPGIYAFLPTEMVTNFPFIIQADFLLASSRETILLDNKWNQGILDNVPSAFISALISLVKSVEDAPASSLPRMFEFLPINSSPYPQLNVVREKIKAKLLDETIIPCESYTEHKLFRKPGEVWRLMPAFWSILDKARKEEGLSLHNVSSNGRYVLSSSFDRKDYDHILNFLGLKLVEDEWYANCLRLTNLMLGVSEEVYLDILLFLAEKWSSNFQRTNIRNIPLLKYVNLNGDVSFYTVNNVSQKIVVLLSREPHQISWLIDWNQEFRIGRLFLPKSTQEAIHRCSKRQTLLEWLSKELKVDAVNVYQYTALLAKSLFIDRKLVITYVHFLYHSLTKNHLSWMEVNHLCRSMPLVDNYGRLMAQGKGVLVPAIGSKWFSLIGSNPWRYQGFVELGEDYLHSGTFAGVCTPEKQLISFLKSNLGASDVPDLSPPDVAIPTMCSPLTKQNTFLLLDWIRNRKRKGVELPRNFLSCIKNGSWMKISLSGSPGYRPPSQSFLPTSSWGQLLQNECVLVDIPIIDRSFYGDEIDGYKEELRAIGVMFEYGEACQFVGKHLMSLMASSTLTRGNVVSILKFIKFLKDKFLSAEEFIRSIRLGKWLKTSLGYRSPVGSVLYDDEWRVASQISDIPFIDRDYYGEEIVGFKTELQLLGVVISFGQNYQVVSDHLKSPAHINAQTAESGLFVLECLQLLKSSDKFVQAFRNNKFLKTNMGYTYPVGSYLLNPAWGFLLRVFNCFPSIDENFYGNSIVLYKNGLKQLGVVVDFEEATIAFVRVFRQQSALPSINKDNVLSLLACYRKLQGTTFEFPDELKRCICKVKWVRTRLGDCRAPRDCILFGPDWESLSGISLLPFIDDTDSYYGKGIGREFIEELKSIGVVVALKDGFRFVAAGLSLPLDPSRITPANVYSLLECVRNFQQQKHETLPDSFLKKIGNGWLKTHSGYRTPEKCLLFDSDCGSFLQPDDGPFIDEEFYGSKITFYAKELSSIGVTVEARNGCHLLADHIKFHSKFTTIVRTYSYLMNFNWVPNSGDTRMIWIPNGSDDGVWVKPGECVLSDEDNLFCMQLKVLEKHYEKNLLKFFSNVLGVKAHPSLDDYCFLWKQWECSGKPLSPATCHAFWKFVTDNWSSRTEKTLVDNLLKLPVYSSSGEILLYKRQDVFIADDLQLKDLFEQWPIFVWFPQASSPSLPRFKLLEVYSKIGIRNISECVRKEETSAMDGGGPNQGSPRDNLIGKGLIRLILGFLAGPTLRMEAENRHEAVRCLINLTVLETPQPIMIGYSLTLSSGENLKAEAKPMIRWEKDSKRLFVKNLDRSGGHRSNIEYATYFSEAIARGLLWEKEDSIDQLAELIKLGFLVEFDECAIGFLMKTKNLQLFLEDDRFLSSAFPFRFWGLPASIVDFCMHFYSRFF